A single region of the Terriglobia bacterium genome encodes:
- the gatC gene encoding Asp-tRNA(Asn)/Glu-tRNA(Gln) amidotransferase subunit GatC gives MKISEEEVRYVAKLANLELTSEEVKTFTNQLSSILEHMETLSEVSTDHVEPMTRIPDFGELASSSTPFREDVPGPTIGTERALGNAPDPGEKYFRVPKVIADR, from the coding sequence ATGAAGATTTCAGAAGAAGAAGTCCGGTATGTGGCCAAACTTGCCAACCTTGAACTCACTTCCGAGGAAGTCAAGACGTTTACCAATCAGTTGAGCAGTATTCTCGAACACATGGAGACATTGAGCGAAGTGTCTACCGACCACGTCGAGCCCATGACGAGGATTCCCGACTTCGGAGAGTTGGCTTCGTCCTCGACTCCTTTCCGTGAAGACGTCCCCGGACCCACGATTGGCACTGAACGGGCTTTGGGGAACGCGCCCGATCCCGGTGAAAAATACTTTAGGGTGCCCAAAGTGATTGCAGACCGTTAA
- the gatA gene encoding Asp-tRNA(Asn)/Glu-tRNA(Gln) amidotransferase subunit GatA produces the protein MAHLDPRTFSVASLRKALSAGEVSSREVCASVYEHVERIDPKYRAFLSLSRKRAEEQAARIDSMPREERPPLAGIPVALKDNMLLEGFPATCGSKILANYISHYDATVTRKLEAAGALIIGKTNLDEFAMGSSTENSSFFTTLNPNAPDRVPGGSSGGSAVAVATGMVVGALGSDTGGSIRQPAALTGVAGLKPTYGRVSRFGLIAFGSSLDQIGPFGRSVADVAEMLHVIAGHDPNDSTSVPLPVPDYPEALGGDIKGLVVGVPWDLFGEGLETDVKEHVTGAVRLLEKIGCMVEPVQLPHSKYAIDVYYIVAPAEASSNLARFDGVRYGFRSQNSHTLSEMYRQTRECGFGPEVKRRIMLGTYALSAGYYDAYYLKAQKVRTLVARDFKEAFKKVDVVVCPTSPTTAFKLGEKTEDPLSMYLSDVFTITANLAGIPGISLPCGKDKRGLPIGIQFLGRPFDELKMLQLSFAYEQAGGFGLE, from the coding sequence ATGGCCCATTTAGATCCGAGAACGTTCTCCGTGGCGTCACTGCGCAAGGCCCTCTCCGCAGGCGAGGTATCCTCGCGGGAAGTCTGTGCCTCCGTTTACGAGCACGTGGAGAGGATCGATCCGAAGTACCGGGCGTTCCTTTCGCTCAGCCGGAAGCGCGCTGAAGAACAGGCCGCTCGAATAGATTCGATGCCCCGGGAGGAACGGCCCCCCCTGGCAGGGATCCCCGTGGCACTCAAAGATAATATGCTCCTGGAGGGATTCCCCGCGACCTGCGGTTCCAAAATCCTGGCCAACTACATCTCTCATTACGATGCCACCGTGACCCGGAAGCTCGAAGCCGCCGGGGCACTCATCATCGGCAAGACAAATCTCGATGAGTTTGCCATGGGCAGTTCAACCGAAAACTCGTCGTTCTTCACCACCCTGAACCCCAATGCACCGGATCGAGTGCCGGGCGGATCAAGCGGGGGTTCGGCGGTGGCTGTGGCGACAGGGATGGTCGTGGGCGCGTTGGGAAGTGACACCGGTGGATCGATCCGCCAGCCGGCGGCACTGACCGGAGTGGCAGGTCTCAAGCCCACCTACGGCCGGGTCTCTCGATTCGGGTTGATTGCGTTCGGGTCTTCCCTCGATCAGATTGGGCCCTTTGGACGCTCGGTAGCAGACGTCGCGGAAATGCTTCATGTCATAGCCGGCCATGACCCCAACGATTCGACCTCCGTCCCGCTGCCCGTTCCCGACTATCCTGAGGCACTGGGAGGCGACATCAAGGGCCTGGTGGTCGGGGTCCCCTGGGATCTTTTTGGCGAGGGTCTCGAGACGGACGTGAAGGAACACGTGACCGGAGCCGTCCGCTTGCTCGAGAAGATTGGATGCATGGTTGAACCGGTCCAACTGCCCCACTCGAAGTACGCCATCGATGTCTACTACATTGTGGCCCCCGCGGAAGCCAGCTCCAATCTGGCACGATTCGATGGAGTCCGCTACGGCTTTCGCTCACAGAATTCCCACACGCTTTCTGAGATGTACCGGCAGACGCGGGAGTGCGGGTTTGGTCCGGAAGTCAAACGGCGCATCATGCTGGGCACCTATGCCCTGAGCGCCGGTTACTATGATGCCTATTATCTCAAGGCCCAAAAGGTTCGCACGCTGGTCGCACGGGATTTCAAAGAGGCTTTCAAGAAGGTGGATGTGGTGGTTTGTCCGACGTCTCCCACCACCGCATTCAAGTTGGGGGAAAAAACTGAAGACCCGCTTTCCATGTATCTGAGCGATGTGTTCACCATTACAGCGAACCTGGCCGGAATCCCGGGCATTTCCCTGCCCTGCGGGAAAGACAAGCGCGGTCTTCCCATCGGCATTCAATTTCTCGGCCGGCCATTTGATGAACTCAAGATGCTTCAACTCTCCTTTGCTTACGAGCAGGCGGGAGGATTTGGACTTGAATGA